The Nitrobacter hamburgensis X14 genome contains the following window.
TGCAATGGCAGGATCTTGACCAGCGGGCAGCGCAGCGCCGTTGCCCCTTCCGCTTCCAGCATGGCGGCGAACAAATCCAGTTCGCGGCTTTCCGGCACCATGATCCGCATGTTGGCGAGCGACGTCATTCAGGCCGCTGCCCCCAGCGCTGCGGGCAGATAGACATAGACATCGCCCTCCACCACCCGCACCGACAGCGGCTGGGCCGTGCCCTGGTCCGGAGCCAGCGCCTGGCCGTCGTCCAGCCCGATCACCCAATTGTGCAGCGGACAACTAACGGTTCGGCCGGCAACAATGCCTTCCGATAGCGGCCCCTGCTTATGCGGGCATTCATCCACCAGCGCGAAGATATCGTCCTCGCCGGTGCGGAACACCGCCACCGGCTTGCCCAGATGCTTCACGCATAGCCGCCGCGCTCCACGCACCGGAATGTTGGACAGCGGCCCGATATTCTTCCAGGTGCTCATCACGTCCTCGCCAATTCGGGCAGGCGCTGGAATTCGTGCGCTTGCGCCCCCTTTACCCGCTCATTCCATGGATCCACCTGTGCTGCTTCCTGCGAGCGCAGGAAGCGCGCCTGCAAGGCCTTGCGCCCGGGCTCATCCTCCACCAGGCGCTGTTTCACATACGTCACACCCACCCGCCCGATCCAGGGCGCGGTGCGCTCTAGATAATGCGCTTCCTCACGGTAAAGCTGCATGAAGGCGGCAGCGTATTCCAACACCTCCTCTTCCGTTTTCACCTGCACCAGCTTGTCAGTGACGCGCACGTCAACGCCGCCATTGCCGCCGACCACAAGATCATAGCCGGCCTCGACACAGACCACGCCCATGTCCTTGATGGTAGCCTCGGCACAATTGCGCGGACAACCCGACACCGCCATCTTCGTCTTGTGCGGTGTCCAACTGCCCCAGGTGAGCTTTTCCAGCTTCACGCCCAGGCCAGTGGAATCCTGGGTGCCGAAACGGCACCATTCGCTGCCGACGCAGGTCTTCACCGTGCGCAGACCCTTGGCATAGGCATGACCAGACACCATGCCCGCTTCGTTCAGCATCTTCCACACGCCGGGCAGGTCTTCCTTCTTCACCCCGAGCAGGTCGATGCGCTGCCCGCCCGTGACCTTGACGGTGGGAATATTAAAATGCTCGGTGACATCGGCGATGGCACGCAGTTCCTTCGGGTTGGTCAACCCGCCCCACATGCGCGGCACCACGCTGTAGGTGCCGTCCTTCTGAATATTGGCGTGCACGCGCTCGTTGACAAAACGCGACTGGGCGTCATCGGCATATTCGCCCGGCCAGGCACAGAGCAGATAGTAGTTCAGCGCCGGACGGCATTTGGCGCAGCCTTCCGGATTCTTCCAGCCGAAACGGTCGCGCACCGCCTCCATGGTTTTGAGGTTTTCCGCCAGGATGGCCCGGCGCACCTCGTCATGGCCGGCGTCGGTGCATTCGCACACCGTCTTCTTTCTCTTCTCCACCGCACCGCCAACGGCAAAGGCCAACAGCCCTTCGACCTGCGCGGTGCACTGGCCGCAGGAAGCCGATGCCTTGGTATGTGCGCGCACCTCGCTTAAGGACGTGAGCTTCCTGGCCTGGATCGTCGAAACGATGGTTCCCTTGCACACGCCGTTGCAGCCGCAGATCTGTGCATCGTCAGGCATGGACGCGTAATCCGGTTCAGCCGATACGCTGGCACCCGCCAGCGCCTTGCCGAACACCAGCCGGTCGCGCAGAGCCGAGATATCCTCCTTGTCGCGCATCAGCTGCAGGTACCATTGGCCGTCCGTCACATCGCCGTACAGCACCGCGCCGACCAGCCTGCCGTCGCGCAGCACGATCTTCTTGTATATCCCCCGGCGGTCATCACGCAGCGTGATCTCGTCATCGTGCTCGCTGGCGGCGCATAGCGCCCCCGCCGAGAACACATCCACACCGGTAATCTTGAGGCTGGTGGAGATGTCGCGCGACACGAACAGCGCGTTCTCGTCACCGGCCATGCGCGCGGCGCAGACCTTGGCCTGATCCCAGATCGGAGCCACCAGGCCGAAGACCTTGCCGCGATGCTCGACGCATTCGCCCACCGCGAAAATGGCGGGATCGGAAGTCCGCATGTCATCGCTGACGACGATGCCGCGATTGACCTCCAACTCGGCGTTCCTGGCCAAGTCTATGTTGGGGCGGATGCCGACGGCCAGCACCACAAGGTCAGCCGGCACGAAACGCCCATCGGCCAGCGTCACGCCCTCGGCGCGGTGCTTGCCGACGATCTCCTCGGTCTGGCCGTTGGTGAAAAAGGCGATGCCACGGCCATCCAGGTCACGCTGTAGCATCTGGCCCGCCGCCGCATCGAGCTGGCGTTCCATCAACGTGGGCATTAAATGGACCAGCGCCACTTTCATGCCGCGCTGCTTTAGGCCCCAGGCCGCTTCCAGGCCTAGCAGGCCGCCGCCGATCACCACGGCGCGCCTGTGTTCGCGCGAGACCGCCAGCATGGTCTCGACATCGGCAATATCGCGGAAGGCGCAGACACCCGGCAAACTCAGGCCGGGGATCGGCGGTGCCACCGGCCTTGAGCCGGTCGCCACCAGCAGCCGATCATAATGCACCGACAGTCCTGACGCGGAATGCACCATGCGGTCGCCGCGATCAATGCGCGTGACGGCATCACCCGTGATCAGGGCGATGTCGTTTTGCGCGTACCATTCGCGGCTGTTGATGACGATCTCCTCCACCGTCTTGTCACCCGCCAGCACACCGGAAAGCATGATGCGGTTGTAGTTCACGTGCGGTTCAGCGCCGAACACGGTGATGCGGAAGCGGCCGGGGACCAGCTTGAGCAGCTCTTCCACAGTGCGCATGCCCGCCATGCCATTGCCGATGACGACCAGATGTTCGCGCGAGTCGGAGATCATGTTCATGGCGTGCCTACTCCGCAGCGACAGTGGCGGGGATCGCGCCGGCGGCGGTGGATGTCGACGCTTTGCCAATGGCCGTCCAGTAGGCCGCGCCTATGAACACAGAACCCGGCGATGGCATTGCCCAGCGTGACCCAGAGCAGGTTGTAAAACATGCCACCCACGCTCATCAGGTCGGGGTGCTGGCCCAGCAGGGCGATGGAGAAGAGCGTCATGTTGGTGGTGGAATGCACGAAGCCCAAGGCGCTGAAGGCGAACAGGCACCAGAAGATCAGGATGCACTTGGCGGCGTCGGAGAAATCAAGCGTGTCCTGGTGCATCGGTTCGTCCTTTCTGCTGCCCGCATTGGGCGAAAAAACAAAACGGCCGCCACGGAGACGGACCCGGACGGTATTCTGTGGCGACCCTGCCAACAGATTTTGCGTCCGCCCTTGGACGCAAATTCGTGGCGCTGCGTTGCGCTTGTTAAGTATCCAGCAATAGCCGTGCCAGATTTCCGCACGAGGAATTTCAAGGACTTGGGAAAGACCGCAGCGTCGGTGCCTGCCGAATGCGATCAAATCGCTCAATTTAAAGGCAAAAACGCGCCAGCCCGTGATGTCAGTCTGCGGGGCTAGTGCTCGAGTTGGCGCGCGGCGAGCTCATCCTGCGCCGCGAGAACGTCATCGCGCTCGGCGACTCCGGCACCGGCAAGACCCATGTCGCGCTGGGGCATGGCGACAGATCCGCCGCGACGATTGTTCTTTGGTTTTCGTTTCGCATGCGACGCAGTTGCGGCTCGTGCAAACGGCCGATCACCTTCGAAGGATCGTTCTTGTCGACAATGCGGCGTCATGAATGATCGACAGGACAGCCCTCACCGCTTGCTGCGTGACTCCTTCTTTCGCTTGCCCGTTTTCAGCGGTTTGACGAAGATTTCAAAGCGGTGACTGACGATCTCAAAGCCGTGAGCGCGCGCAATCTCTTCCTGCAGCCGCTCGATCTCATCCGAGCGAAATTCGATCACATCGCCGGTCTCGATATTGATCAGGTGGTCGTGATGCTCGCGATCCGCCGGCTCGTATCTGGTCCGGCCATCGCCGAAGGCGTGGCTTTCGAGAATCCCCGAATCTTCGAGTAGCCGCACGGTACGATAAACGGTCGCTATGGCGATGCCGGGATCGATCAAACTTGCGCGCCGGTGCACTTCGATCGCGTCCGGGTGATCCGTGGCCTTGGTCAGCACATTGAGAATGACGCGGCGTGGCCCCGTCAGACGCAAACCCTTGTCACGGCATACCCGCTCAAACTCTTCGTCCAGTTTCGAATTCATCAGCGCCCTCTGAGGTGGCGCCGGTCGTGGCTTGCCTACGATCAGCGTTCGAGCTTGTTACACTTTTTCCGCAATTTTCATAAGACGCCGACGGCGAAAGCCTTTACCTGCACTTGCGACTTAGTTGCAATAATATTGACTCACCAGGAGCGGCGTGCAATTCCTTATTGCGATAAACTCGCAATAGTGGGGCTACGAGGTGATGCGTTGCACGATCGATCCGGGAGCAATGCGGACGATTATTGCAATTCAGACGCACTTGCAGAAATTGCGTTGGCGACAACCTCTGGCCGCGACCGTGTCTTTGGCGGCGGCGCTGTTCGTGGCAGGCCCCGCCGTCGGCGAGGACAGGGACAAGAACCCGGACGGCATCCCCTCGCCCTCGATCGCCACAAGCTTGCCAGCCAATGGCGACCCGACAGGAACGCACAGATGGTTTGCGACGCGCGGAATTACCCATGGCCTGAGCTACACCAGTGAAGTGCTGGGCAATCCGTCAGGCGGCGTTCGGCGGGGCGGGCTTTACGAAGGCAAGCTCGAAGGTTTCGTGGCGGCCGACCTGGAGAAGCTCATCGGCTGGAATGGGCTGAGCTTCTTCTCCAATGCGTTTCAGACGCATCGAACGTCGGGCGCCCGCGATCAGCACTTGGAAAGCCTGATCACGATCAGCAACATCGAAGCGACCCCGTCGACGCGCCTGTCGGAGTTCTGGCTCGAACAGAAGCTGTTTAACGACCGATTCAGCGTCAGGGCTGGTCAGATCACCGCCGACGCCGAATTCTTCATCAGTGAATACAGCAAGATGTTCATCAGCAGCGATTGGCCGACCATTACCGGCGCCAACCTGCCGAGCGGCGGCCCTGCTTATCCTCTTGCTACGCCCGGCGTTCGGCTGAAGTTTGATCCGACCGAGAACTGGACGGCGCTGGCCGCACTGTTCAATGGCGACCCTGGCGATCAGGCCACGGTCAATCGTCATGGCACGAATTTCCGGATGAGCGATCCGCCGCTTCTGATGGGCGAGATCCAGTACCGGTACAATCAGGACAAGGATGCCAAGGGCCTGGCGGGGATCTTGCGGCTCGGCGCGTGGCACCATTTCGGGGAGTTCGAGGATCAGCGGTTCGACGACACCGGCGTCTCAATGGCAAATCCGTTGAGCAGCGGAACGGCGCGATTGTTTCACGGCACCAGCGGCATCTATGGCATCGTCGATCAGCAAATCTACCGGCCCGAAGGCGGCGAACCTGACAGCGGTGTGAGCGTATTCAGCCGTATCGCGGCAACGCCGTCTGATCGTAATCTGGTCGACTTCTACCTCGACGGCGGAACCGTGTTCTCGGGCATGCTGCCAAGCCGGCCTGACGATAAATTTGGCGCCTCCTTCATTTATGTCCATATCTCCGACCAGGCACGCGCTCTCGACCGCGACACCATCGCGTTTTCCGGGGTGAACCAGCCGCTTCGGGATTACGAGATGACGTTCGAACTCAGCTATCAAGCACAGATTGTGCCGGGCTTGGCGGTGCAGCCCTTGTTTCAATATATCGTGCATCCTGGGGGCCATGTGCCGCATACCCTCGCGCCTGCATCGCCCGTCAAAAGCGGCGCCCTGTTTGGCGTACGCAGCACCATCGTATTCTGACGACTGATGGTGACGGCCCCCACTGGCGGGCCGTCACCATGCGCTACGCTCGGGCGCGTCCGTCTTATCGACAGATGATCGGCCCCGAGCCGGCAGCCCAACGAGGCTATGGCCTGATCCGGTGTCATTCGGGCCCTGAACGCCAGAGCAAGGTCTACGAGCGTTTAGAGATCGATCGTTTTCTCGTTACCGTGACCTGCACTACCCTCACAGGGTTATCAACTGAAACTGGTCAACATCGGTCCGACCGGGCTCAAGCAAGCGATCGTCGACTATTTTCGAGCCCGCCATCCAACAAAGCTAAGTACCGGGCCTGTCGCACCTATCTGGGGACACGCATCACGGATGCCCACGCGGCGACAACCCCGTCCAGGCTTTGCAAACAACAACGGAAGCAGCCTGTGAAGGACCGGCAATTATCACGCGCCCGGATCGCGGCGTCAGCTGCGCAGCCCCGGCGCTTCCTGGCCGGTGCGTGCGACGTATTCGGTGTAGCCGCCGCCATACTGGTGGATGCCATCGAGCGTCAGCTCCAGCACGCGATTGGAGAGGACGCTTAGGAAATGTCGGTCGTGCGAGACGAACAGCATAGTGCCCTCGAAGTCCGACAGTGCCGTGATCAGCATCTCCTTGGTCGCGAGATCGAGATGGTTGGTCGGCTCGTCCAGCACTAAGAAGTTCGGCGGATCGAACAGCATCTTCGCCATCCCCAGCCGCGCCTTCTCTCCGCCCGACAACACCCGGCACCGCTTCTCAACGTCGTCGCCGGAAAAGCCAAAGCAGCCGGCGAGTGCGCGCAGGCTACCCTGCCCCGCGGTCGGAAACGCATCCTCCAGCGACTGGAACACCGTGCGGTCACCGTCGAGCAGATCCATGGCGTGCTGGGCGAAATAGCCCATCTTGACGCTGCCCCCGACGGCCACTGTGCCCGCGTCGGGCTCGCTCGCACCAGCCACCAGCTTGAGCAGCGTCGACTTGCCGGCTCCGTTGACGCCCATCACGCACCAGCGCTCGCGCCGGCGGATCATGAAATCGAACCCGCCATAGATCTGCTTGCTGCCATACCCCTTGTGGACGTTCTTCAAGGCGACGACATCCTCGCCGGAGCGCGGCGCTGGCGGAAAATCGAATGCGACCGTCTGGCGGCGCCGGGGCAGCGCCACCCGCTCGATCTTGTCGAGCTTCTTCACCCGGCTCTGGACCTGCGCCGCATGCGAGGCACGCGCCTTGAAGCGCTCGATGAACTTGATCTCCTTGGCGAGCATCGCCTGCTGGCGCTCGAACTGCGCCTGTTGCTGCTTCTCGTTCAGCGCACGCTGCTGCTCATAGAACTCGTAGTTGCCGGAATAGGTGGTGAGCGAGCCAGAGTCGATCTCGATGACCTTGGCGATCACCCGGTTTATGAACTCGCGATCGTGCGAGGTCATCAACAGCGTGCCTTCATAATCTCGGAGGAAATGTTCGAGCCAGATCAAGCTTTCGAGATCGAGATGGTTGCTCGGCTCGTCGAGCAGCATGACATCGGGGCGCATCAGGAGGATACGCGCCAGCGCCACACGCATTTTCCAGCCTCCAGAGAGCGCGCCGACGTCGCCCTCCATCATCTCCTGGCTGAACCCGAGGCCTGACAGCGCCTCGCGCGCCCGGCCATCGAGCGCATAGCCGTCGAGCTCCTCGAAACGATGCTGCACCTCGCCATAGCGCGCGATGATCTCCTCCATCTCGTCGGCGCGATCCGGGGCGGCCATCGCGGCCTCGAGTTCGCGGAGCTCGGTGGCGGCCACGCTGACGGGTCCCGCTCCATCCATCACCTCCGCCACGGCACTGCGGCCGGACATCTCGCCGACGTCCTGGCTGAAATAGCCGATGGTGATGCCGCGATCGATCGAGACCTGCCCTTCGTCGGGCAGTTCCTGGCCTGTGATCATCCGGAACAGCGTGGTCTTGCCGGCTCCGTTCGGACCGACGAGGCCGATTTTCTCGCCCTTGTTGAGCGCTGCGGAGGCTTCGATGAAAAGGATCTGGTGGCCGGCTTGCTTGCTGACGTTGTCGAGACGGATCATGCTGTCATTTTGAGCGAAAGAAATATTGGGGTCTCTTAGTCTATGTCGCCGGCAAGTGGAAGACCGAGGCCTCGGAGACAAAATAGCTTTCGGCGCCGATGAACGTCACCGCCAGCTCGCGCGGTGATAGCTCCGACCCTGTCGAGGGCCAGTTCGATGATCCGCTCGCGCACCTCCTCGGGAATGCGGTTCCAAACCCGCTTCGGCCGTGGGCGGCGGTCTTCGAGGGCATCGACACCGCCGCTCAGGAGCCGGTCATACCAGAGGTGGAAGGTGGCGCGAGGTATACCGAGTTTCTCCAGCGTACAGCGTGCCGGCAGGTGCGCCTGCTCGACGAGCCGGATGATCTCCAGCTTCTCCCGTAGAAACTGTCAAAAAGAGTGGTCAATCGCCGCCGGCCGGTGGATTCAAAAGCCGCTATGATCGGCGAAACTCGGCCTCGGCCTGCTCAAGCCAGAACAGCATGTTCATTCCGCGGTACATCGTTTTCGCAGTGTCAAGCTGGATATGGGCCTGATTCGGTTGGCCTGTGCGCAGGTATAGTTTTCCGAGGCCGTGATGGCAGCGCGCGACGAGCGGACTCATTTTGAGTTCCGCCGCCAGTGCCAGCGCATCCCGGTAGTGATTCTCAGCAATCTCGGGAGAATTCTCCAGCGCCGATACGTCGCCAAGAAGACGAAGTGCGCCCGCCTCGCCGCTACGCTGACCGCTTTCGCGGGCGATGGCCAAGGCGCGCTCAGCAACTTCAAGAGCGCGTGCAGGCCGGCCAACATGCATATACATTTCACCCAAGGGTATCAGGAAAAGCGAAAGGGCAAATTGATGCCCCATTTTCTCGAAAACGCTCAGCGCTTGCTCCAGCAACGGGAGGCCTTCAGCAGTTTGTCCTTGCAGCGCGTAAGCGTAACTCAGGCTCCCGGAACTCCCTGCAGCGAGGAACGGCAGGTTCCATTCGCGAGTTACTTTTAACCCACGCTCCAATAGACCGATGGCGTGGCCGAGTTCTCCTCTGGTGATCATGAGATCGGCGAGACACCAACAAGCGATGGCCAGGCTATATGGATGGTCAACCGCTTCGGCGAGGCGAACGCCTTCCTCGCCATGAACAACCCCACGCTCGAACCCGCCTTGATCGGCGTAGATGCGAGTCAAATAACTGTGGGCTGTTACCGCGGGAATCCCGGAAAGTGAAAATTGTTCGAGGCTCAACCCGCCATCAAGAAGTTCCAAGACTTTCAGAAAGTGCTCCTCGGCCGATCGAAAATTCAGCGTCGAAAAGCAGGCCGTCCCGAGAAAGAGAGCCGCCGCTGCCTGAAGCGGAATATCCCCGGATAGTTCGGCAAGGCTCTGCGCGGTTTGACCGAACGCAATTGCGTCTTTTGAATTCCCACCGAGTCCGAGGGTTTGACACATATGAACGGAAAGCAGGCAAGATCTCCGTTGATCATTGAGGCGCTTGGCCAAGACTTCGGCTTCATGGAGATAGCTGACGATGCGTTTGAACTGCCCAAGCGGAATGAGCGATGTTTTCAGATCGAAGCGAAGATCGATAGCCTGCTCGAGTGTCTCCCGGCTTTCGGGCAGCTTCTCGAGAAGACGTGCCGCATGATCGAAGAATCCGGCAGCCTCACGGTTGGCCCAGCGTGCATATGCGTGCCGCCCGGCCTTGACCCAAAAGCTGATTGCCTCGCTGACAAGCCCGGCCTCGGTGAAATGGCGCGCGACCATCTCCGGTTGCTTTTCGACTAACGCCGGAAACCGTTCGATCAGTGTTTTAGCGATACTCGCATGCAGCTGTCGTCGCCGGCTCTTGAGCATCGTGACATAGGCAGCATCCTGTATGAGTGCGTGCTTGAACAGGTAACTTGCTTCCGAGGGTGTTCCACGGTGCAAGATGAGGCCGGAAGCCGTCAGTTGTGCGAGCGCAGCATCGAG
Protein-coding sequences here:
- the nirD gene encoding nitrite reductase small subunit NirD yields the protein MSTWKNIGPLSNIPVRGARRLCVKHLGKPVAVFRTGEDDIFALVDECPHKQGPLSEGIVAGRTVSCPLHNWVIGLDDGQALAPDQGTAQPLSVRVVEGDVYVYLPAALGAAA
- the nirB gene encoding nitrite reductase large subunit NirB, with protein sequence MISDSREHLVVIGNGMAGMRTVEELLKLVPGRFRITVFGAEPHVNYNRIMLSGVLAGDKTVEEIVINSREWYAQNDIALITGDAVTRIDRGDRMVHSASGLSVHYDRLLVATGSRPVAPPIPGLSLPGVCAFRDIADVETMLAVSREHRRAVVIGGGLLGLEAAWGLKQRGMKVALVHLMPTLMERQLDAAAGQMLQRDLDGRGIAFFTNGQTEEIVGKHRAEGVTLADGRFVPADLVVLAVGIRPNIDLARNAELEVNRGIVVSDDMRTSDPAIFAVGECVEHRGKVFGLVAPIWDQAKVCAARMAGDENALFVSRDISTSLKITGVDVFSAGALCAASEHDDEITLRDDRRGIYKKIVLRDGRLVGAVLYGDVTDGQWYLQLMRDKEDISALRDRLVFGKALAGASVSAEPDYASMPDDAQICGCNGVCKGTIVSTIQARKLTSLSEVRAHTKASASCGQCTAQVEGLLAFAVGGAVEKRKKTVCECTDAGHDEVRRAILAENLKTMEAVRDRFGWKNPEGCAKCRPALNYYLLCAWPGEYADDAQSRFVNERVHANIQKDGTYSVVPRMWGGLTNPKELRAIADVTEHFNIPTVKVTGGQRIDLLGVKKEDLPGVWKMLNEAGMVSGHAYAKGLRTVKTCVGSEWCRFGTQDSTGLGVKLEKLTWGSWTPHKTKMAVSGCPRNCAEATIKDMGVVCVEAGYDLVVGGNGGVDVRVTDKLVQVKTEEEVLEYAAAFMQLYREEAHYLERTAPWIGRVGVTYVKQRLVEDEPGRKALQARFLRSQEAAQVDPWNERVKGAQAHEFQRLPELART
- a CDS encoding formate/nitrite transporter family protein, whose amino-acid sequence is MHQDTLDFSDAAKCILIFWCLFAFSALGFVHSTTNMTLFSIALLGQHPDLMSVGGMFYNLLWVTLGNAIAGFCVHRRGLLDGHWQSVDIHRRRRDPRHCRCGVGTP
- a CDS encoding ATP-binding protein, whose protein sequence is MLELARGELILRRENVIALGDSGTGKTHVALGHGDRSAATIVLWFSFRMRRSCGSCKRPITFEGSFLSTMRRHE
- a CDS encoding Fur family transcriptional regulator, with product MNSKLDEEFERVCRDKGLRLTGPRRVILNVLTKATDHPDAIEVHRRASLIDPGIAIATVYRTVRLLEDSGILESHAFGDGRTRYEPADREHHDHLINIETGDVIEFRSDEIERLQEEIARAHGFEIVSHRFEIFVKPLKTGKRKKESRSKR
- a CDS encoding carbohydrate porin, with protein sequence MSLAAALFVAGPAVGEDRDKNPDGIPSPSIATSLPANGDPTGTHRWFATRGITHGLSYTSEVLGNPSGGVRRGGLYEGKLEGFVAADLEKLIGWNGLSFFSNAFQTHRTSGARDQHLESLITISNIEATPSTRLSEFWLEQKLFNDRFSVRAGQITADAEFFISEYSKMFISSDWPTITGANLPSGGPAYPLATPGVRLKFDPTENWTALAALFNGDPGDQATVNRHGTNFRMSDPPLLMGEIQYRYNQDKDAKGLAGILRLGAWHHFGEFEDQRFDDTGVSMANPLSSGTARLFHGTSGIYGIVDQQIYRPEGGEPDSGVSVFSRIAATPSDRNLVDFYLDGGTVFSGMLPSRPDDKFGASFIYVHISDQARALDRDTIAFSGVNQPLRDYEMTFELSYQAQIVPGLAVQPLFQYIVHPGGHVPHTLAPASPVKSGALFGVRSTIVF
- a CDS encoding ABC-F family ATP-binding cassette domain-containing protein, giving the protein MIRLDNVSKQAGHQILFIEASAALNKGEKIGLVGPNGAGKTTLFRMITGQELPDEGQVSIDRGITIGYFSQDVGEMSGRSAVAEVMDGAGPVSVAATELRELEAAMAAPDRADEMEEIIARYGEVQHRFEELDGYALDGRAREALSGLGFSQEMMEGDVGALSGGWKMRVALARILLMRPDVMLLDEPSNHLDLESLIWLEHFLRDYEGTLLMTSHDREFINRVIAKVIEIDSGSLTTYSGNYEFYEQQRALNEKQQQAQFERQQAMLAKEIKFIERFKARASHAAQVQSRVKKLDKIERVALPRRRQTVAFDFPPAPRSGEDVVALKNVHKGYGSKQIYGGFDFMIRRRERWCVMGVNGAGKSTLLKLVAGASEPDAGTVAVGGSVKMGYFAQHAMDLLDGDRTVFQSLEDAFPTAGQGSLRALAGCFGFSGDDVEKRCRVLSGGEKARLGMAKMLFDPPNFLVLDEPTNHLDLATKEMLITALSDFEGTMLFVSHDRHFLSVLSNRVLELTLDGIHQYGGGYTEYVARTGQEAPGLRS
- a CDS encoding tetratricopeptide repeat protein; amino-acid sequence: MPLFIEELTQTLLDSGLLRESVKSYVLDGPLPPHAVPTTLHASLVARLDLLGSAKEVAMIGAAIGREFSHELITAVSDLPPSDLDAALAQLTASGLILHRGTPSEASYLFKHALIQDAAYVTMLKSRRRQLHASIAKTLIERFPALVEKQPEMVARHFTEAGLVSEAISFWVKAGRHAYARWANREAAGFFDHAARLLEKLPESRETLEQAIDLRFDLKTSLIPLGQFKRIVSYLHEAEVLAKRLNDQRRSCLLSVHMCQTLGLGGNSKDAIAFGQTAQSLAELSGDIPLQAAAALFLGTACFSTLNFRSAEEHFLKVLELLDGGLSLEQFSLSGIPAVTAHSYLTRIYADQGGFERGVVHGEEGVRLAEAVDHPYSLAIACWCLADLMITRGELGHAIGLLERGLKVTREWNLPFLAAGSSGSLSYAYALQGQTAEGLPLLEQALSVFEKMGHQFALSLFLIPLGEMYMHVGRPARALEVAERALAIARESGQRSGEAGALRLLGDVSALENSPEIAENHYRDALALAAELKMSPLVARCHHGLGKLYLRTGQPNQAHIQLDTAKTMYRGMNMLFWLEQAEAEFRRS